The following proteins come from a genomic window of Actinomarinicola tropica:
- a CDS encoding winged helix-turn-helix transcriptional regulator, which translates to MGPTEPPCSIAATLDVVGDRWTLLILRDLFRGVRRFSEMHADLGIARNLLTDRLHRLLEHGLVEKVPYQQRPLRCEYRLTRKGADLSPALIALMAWGDRWYADAGPPVELLHDACGTPIERQPRCPSCDVAAAPHHIRSRPGPGAPARPEAVPAPADLHGAS; encoded by the coding sequence ATGGGACCGACCGAACCTCCCTGCTCGATCGCGGCGACGCTCGACGTGGTCGGCGACCGCTGGACCCTGCTCATCCTCCGGGACCTGTTCCGGGGGGTGCGCCGGTTCAGCGAGATGCACGCCGACCTCGGCATCGCCCGCAACCTCCTCACCGACCGCCTGCACCGGCTGCTCGAGCACGGACTGGTCGAGAAGGTCCCGTACCAGCAGCGCCCGCTGCGCTGCGAGTACCGCCTCACCCGCAAGGGGGCGGACCTCTCGCCCGCGCTCATCGCGCTCATGGCCTGGGGCGACCGCTGGTACGCCGACGCCGGCCCGCCCGTCGAGCTGCTCCACGACGCCTGCGGCACGCCGATCGAGCGGCAGCCTCGTTGCCCCTCCTGCGACGTCGCCGCGGCGCCGCACCACATCCGGAGCCGTCCCGGGCCCGGCGCCCCCGCCCGACCGGAGGCCGTCCCGGCCCCCGCCGACCTGCACGGAGCCTCGTGA
- the cofH gene encoding 5-amino-6-(D-ribitylamino)uracil--L-tyrosine 4-hydroxyphenyl transferase CofH, with protein sequence MNQDLLHLPTDELLAAARAVRDARHGHRITYSPKVFIPLTMLCRDNCGYCTFARPPARLDRPYLDADAVLEIAWAGARVGCHEALFTLGEQPEARYPVAAEWLAAHGRTSTIDHLVAMARLVLDETGLLPHANAGALGRDDLAALRAVSPSQGMMVETLRADLPAHRGAPDKAPERRLATLEAAGELRIPFTTGILVGIGETEADRLEALSAIAAAHRRHGHVQEVIVQNFLPKPGTAMWRHEPCPEEAHLRAVALARLALPPEVHVQAPPNLAADLGALIDAGIDDWGGVSPVTADHVNPERPWPALEALRSATEAHGFVLAPRLTAHREHVLDPDRWFDESLRFAVLDRADADGLARDDEGSHLPERIRDARHVGSGADVDVENRSTAWYSGASAPAPALVPAPAATSGPVVDVLEGVRMGHEPGGDELLTLLRARGHEVAAVAALADELRREAVGDDVTYVRNRNINYTNVCTFKCRFCGFSKGPLSLNLRGTPYLLTLDDIAERVREAVEVGATEVCLQGGIHPDFDGDYYVDVTRAVAEAAPGIHIHGFTALEVTEGARRLGEPLADYLRRLMDAGLRTLPGTAAEILDDPVREVLCPDKITTDEWLFAHRTAHEVGLRSNVTMMFGAVEQPESWVRHLLVTRDLQRDTGGFTEFVGLPFVHMASPIYLQRKARRGPTFRETLLVHAVARIAYRGLIDNVQASWVKIGVSGVRQMLQAGCNDLGGTLMDENISRAAGAEHGQQLTPDDFAAIVAPLGRPLRQRTTLYGEVAVPA encoded by the coding sequence GTGAACCAGGACCTCCTCCACCTGCCGACCGACGAGCTGCTCGCGGCGGCACGTGCCGTGCGCGACGCGCGGCACGGCCACCGCATCACCTACTCGCCCAAGGTCTTCATCCCCCTCACGATGCTGTGCCGGGACAACTGCGGCTACTGCACCTTCGCCCGGCCGCCGGCCCGGCTCGACCGCCCCTACCTCGACGCCGACGCGGTGCTCGAGATCGCGTGGGCCGGTGCCAGGGTCGGCTGCCACGAGGCCCTCTTCACCCTGGGCGAGCAGCCCGAGGCCCGGTACCCGGTCGCCGCCGAGTGGTTGGCCGCCCACGGTCGCACGTCGACGATCGACCACCTGGTCGCGATGGCCCGCCTCGTGCTCGACGAGACCGGGCTCCTGCCCCACGCCAACGCCGGCGCCCTCGGGCGCGACGACCTCGCGGCCCTCCGGGCGGTCAGCCCCTCGCAGGGGATGATGGTCGAGACCCTGCGTGCCGACCTGCCCGCCCACCGCGGTGCACCCGACAAGGCACCCGAGCGCCGGCTCGCCACGCTCGAGGCCGCCGGCGAGCTGCGGATCCCGTTCACCACCGGCATCCTCGTCGGCATCGGCGAGACGGAGGCCGATCGGCTCGAGGCGCTCTCGGCCATCGCCGCCGCCCACCGCCGCCACGGCCACGTGCAGGAGGTCATCGTCCAGAACTTCCTGCCCAAGCCGGGTACGGCGATGTGGCGACACGAGCCCTGCCCGGAGGAGGCCCACCTGCGGGCCGTCGCCCTGGCCCGCCTCGCGCTCCCGCCCGAGGTGCACGTGCAGGCCCCGCCGAACCTCGCGGCCGACCTCGGGGCGCTCATCGACGCCGGCATCGACGACTGGGGCGGCGTCTCCCCGGTCACCGCCGACCACGTGAACCCCGAGCGCCCCTGGCCCGCGCTCGAGGCGCTCCGCTCCGCCACCGAGGCCCACGGCTTCGTGCTCGCCCCCCGCCTCACGGCCCACCGCGAGCACGTGCTCGACCCCGACCGCTGGTTCGACGAGTCGCTGCGCTTCGCCGTGCTCGACCGCGCCGACGCCGACGGTCTGGCGCGCGACGACGAGGGGTCCCACCTGCCGGAGCGGATCCGCGACGCCCGCCACGTGGGCTCCGGCGCCGACGTCGACGTCGAGAACCGCTCGACCGCCTGGTACTCCGGGGCCTCGGCGCCTGCCCCCGCGTTGGTGCCGGCGCCGGCGGCCACCTCGGGGCCCGTCGTCGACGTCCTCGAGGGCGTCCGGATGGGACACGAACCCGGCGGCGACGAGCTGCTCACGCTCCTGCGCGCCCGGGGCCACGAGGTCGCGGCGGTGGCCGCCCTGGCCGACGAGCTGCGGCGGGAGGCGGTCGGCGACGACGTCACCTACGTGCGGAACCGCAACATCAACTACACGAACGTCTGCACGTTCAAGTGCCGGTTCTGCGGCTTCAGCAAGGGGCCGCTGTCGCTCAACCTGCGGGGCACCCCGTACCTCCTCACGCTCGACGACATCGCCGAGCGGGTGCGCGAGGCGGTCGAGGTCGGCGCCACCGAGGTCTGCCTCCAGGGCGGCATCCACCCGGACTTCGACGGCGACTACTACGTCGACGTCACCCGGGCGGTCGCCGAGGCCGCGCCCGGCATCCACATCCACGGCTTCACGGCGCTCGAGGTGACCGAGGGGGCGCGCCGGCTCGGCGAGCCGCTCGCCGACTACCTCCGCCGGCTGATGGACGCGGGACTGCGGACCCTGCCCGGCACGGCGGCGGAGATCCTGGACGACCCGGTGCGCGAGGTCCTCTGCCCCGACAAGATCACCACCGACGAGTGGCTGTTCGCCCACCGCACCGCGCACGAGGTCGGCCTGCGCTCGAACGTCACGATGATGTTCGGTGCGGTCGAGCAGCCGGAGAGCTGGGTGCGCCACCTGCTCGTCACCCGCGACCTCCAGCGCGACACCGGGGGGTTCACCGAGTTCGTCGGGCTCCCGTTCGTCCACATGGCGTCGCCCATCTACCTCCAGCGGAAGGCCCGACGCGGGCCCACGTTCCGCGAGACCCTCCTCGTGCACGCCGTGGCGCGCATCGCCTACCGGGGCCTCATCGACAACGTGCAGGCGAGCTGGGTGAAGATCGGGGTGTCCGGGGTCCGCCAGATGCTCCAGGCCGGCTGCAACGACCTCGGGGGCACGCTGATGGACGAGAACATCTCGCGGGCCGCCGGCGCCGAGCACGGCCAGCAGCTGACGCCCGACGACTTCGCGGCGATCGTCGCCCCGCTCGGTCGTCCGCTGCGCCAGCGCACCACCCTCTACGGCGAGGTGGCCGTCCCGGCCTGA
- a CDS encoding enoyl-CoA hydratase/isomerase family protein, which yields MTDAPSETTSSTAEDEVLYAVDDHVATITLNRPHRMNAISGRMLTQLAERLAEADRDRQVRAIVLTGAGRAFCAGLDIKDAVAGTGIGGQGGSSGSGTHLSTRDHPTTVMFEMDTPVIGAINGAAAGFGLDIALGCDIRLVAEDAKIVTGFAKRGVVPESGGTWYMPRLLGWAKAAEIGFLGRDLTGAEAAEMGLANRALPGDELMATAYGWAAEIAANAPLAVQSMKRLFRHGLTEDFPSHVHHVLLQTMLLFQSADFREGITSFAEGRPPEFEGR from the coding sequence ATGACCGACGCGCCGAGCGAGACCACGTCGTCCACCGCCGAGGACGAGGTCCTCTACGCCGTCGACGACCACGTCGCCACCATCACCCTCAACCGGCCCCACCGGATGAACGCCATCTCGGGCCGGATGCTCACCCAGCTCGCCGAGCGCCTGGCCGAGGCCGATCGGGACCGGCAGGTGCGCGCGATCGTGCTCACCGGCGCCGGCCGGGCGTTCTGCGCCGGGCTCGACATCAAGGACGCGGTCGCGGGCACCGGCATCGGCGGTCAGGGCGGGTCCTCGGGGAGCGGCACGCACCTCTCCACCCGCGACCACCCCACCACCGTGATGTTCGAGATGGACACGCCGGTCATCGGTGCGATCAACGGCGCCGCGGCCGGCTTCGGGCTCGACATCGCCCTCGGGTGCGACATCCGCCTCGTCGCCGAGGACGCCAAGATCGTCACCGGCTTCGCCAAGCGGGGCGTCGTGCCCGAGAGCGGGGGCACCTGGTACATGCCGCGGCTGCTCGGGTGGGCGAAGGCCGCCGAGATCGGCTTCCTCGGCCGGGACCTCACCGGCGCCGAGGCGGCCGAGATGGGGCTGGCCAACCGGGCCCTGCCCGGCGACGAGCTGATGGCGACCGCCTACGGGTGGGCCGCGGAGATCGCGGCCAACGCGCCGCTCGCGGTGCAGTCGATGAAGCGCCTCTTCCGCCACGGGCTCACCGAGGACTTCCCGAGCCACGTGCACCACGTGCTGCTCCAGACGATGCTGCTGTTCCAGAGCGCCGACTTCCGCGAGGGCATCACGAGCTTCGCCGAGGGGCGGCCCCCGGAGTTCGAGGGACGCTGA
- the dxs gene encoding 1-deoxy-D-xylulose-5-phosphate synthase, with protein MLLERINSPEDLRSLTHAELDDLATEIREFIVDAVNACGSGHLGSNLGAVELTIALHRVFESPRDILLWDTGHQAYVHKILTGRRDSFTTLRQEGGLSGYPSRSESPHDWIENSHASTVLSYAHGLATAQQSEHGDGRRVVAVIGDGSMTGGMAYEGLNNLGHSGRDCIIVLNDNGRSYAPTVSRLGESLNKVRSNPTYVRETTRMERFLRRVPLVGRFLNRGFNATRTAAREFWTEPVTFFEQLGLFYSGPFDGHDVRELERAFRNASEIGGPQVVHVVTQKGRGYAPAENDSVKHLHDVGGVKPGSYTAAFTEALIKAGENHPELVAITAAMPDSTGLLPFAERFPDRMIDVGIAEQHAVTSAAGMAMGGLLPVFAVYSTFLTRAIDQVNLDVALHGQKVIFCLDRAGITGDDGASHHGVLDMVLLSKVPGMTVLAPSSYQELQAMLHDAVELADGPVAIRWPKTAARNVHADEVGVGFRARRWREGDDVCILAVGKMLEAALAAADELAAEGRSVTVWDARAVTPVDLDMIADAARHRLVLTVEDGYRDGGAGALFAEHVAAHVDEADVPMPSVSVLGVPTRFIAQAKPDAILAELGLDATGIAAEVRRRS; from the coding sequence ATGCTCCTCGAACGCATCAACTCCCCCGAGGACCTCCGGTCGCTCACCCACGCCGAGCTGGACGACCTCGCCACCGAGATCCGGGAGTTCATCGTCGACGCCGTGAACGCCTGCGGCAGCGGGCACCTCGGCTCCAACCTCGGGGCCGTCGAGCTCACCATCGCCCTGCACCGGGTGTTCGAGTCGCCCCGCGACATCCTGCTCTGGGACACCGGCCACCAGGCGTACGTGCACAAGATCCTCACCGGTCGCCGCGACAGCTTCACCACGCTCCGCCAGGAGGGCGGCCTGTCGGGCTACCCGAGCCGGTCCGAGTCGCCCCACGACTGGATCGAGAACAGCCACGCCTCCACCGTCCTCAGCTACGCCCACGGCCTGGCCACGGCCCAGCAGAGCGAGCACGGTGACGGCCGGCGGGTCGTCGCGGTCATCGGCGACGGCTCTATGACCGGCGGCATGGCCTACGAGGGCCTCAACAACCTCGGCCACAGCGGCCGCGACTGCATCATCGTCCTCAACGACAACGGGCGGTCCTACGCCCCGACCGTGTCGCGCCTCGGCGAGTCGCTCAACAAGGTGCGGTCCAACCCCACCTACGTCCGCGAGACCACCCGCATGGAGCGCTTCCTGCGTCGGGTCCCGCTCGTCGGCCGGTTCCTCAACCGGGGGTTCAACGCCACCCGCACGGCGGCGCGCGAGTTCTGGACCGAGCCGGTCACGTTCTTCGAGCAGCTGGGGCTCTTCTACAGCGGGCCGTTCGACGGCCACGACGTCCGCGAGCTCGAGCGGGCCTTCCGCAACGCCTCGGAGATCGGCGGCCCCCAGGTGGTGCACGTCGTCACCCAGAAGGGCCGGGGCTACGCGCCGGCCGAGAACGACTCGGTCAAGCACCTCCACGACGTCGGCGGCGTGAAGCCGGGCAGCTACACCGCGGCCTTCACCGAGGCCCTCATCAAGGCCGGCGAGAACCACCCCGAGCTGGTGGCGATCACCGCCGCGATGCCCGACTCCACCGGCCTGCTCCCCTTCGCCGAGCGCTTCCCCGACCGCATGATCGACGTCGGCATCGCCGAGCAGCACGCGGTCACGTCGGCGGCGGGCATGGCGATGGGTGGGTTGCTCCCGGTGTTCGCCGTCTACTCGACGTTCCTCACCCGGGCGATCGACCAGGTCAACCTCGACGTGGCCCTCCACGGCCAGAAGGTGATCTTCTGCCTCGACCGCGCCGGCATCACCGGCGACGACGGCGCCTCGCACCACGGCGTGCTCGACATGGTCCTGCTGTCCAAGGTGCCGGGCATGACCGTCCTCGCGCCGTCGTCGTACCAGGAGCTGCAGGCCATGCTCCACGACGCCGTCGAGCTGGCCGACGGTCCGGTCGCCATCCGCTGGCCGAAGACCGCGGCGCGCAACGTCCACGCCGACGAGGTCGGCGTGGGCTTCCGGGCCCGCCGCTGGCGCGAGGGCGACGACGTCTGCATCCTCGCCGTCGGGAAGATGCTCGAAGCTGCTCTGGCCGCCGCCGACGAGCTGGCCGCCGAGGGGCGCTCGGTCACCGTGTGGGACGCCCGTGCCGTCACGCCGGTCGACCTGGACATGATCGCCGACGCCGCTCGGCACCGGCTCGTCCTCACCGTCGAGGACGGCTACCGCGACGGCGGGGCGGGCGCGCTGTTCGCCGAGCACGTCGCCGCCCACGTCGACGAGGCGGACGTGCCGATGCCGTCGGTGTCGGTCCTCGGCGTGCCCACCCGGTTCATCGCCCAGGCCAAGCCCGATGCGATCCTGGCCGAGCTCGGCCTCGACGCCACGGGCATCGCCGCCGAGGTGCGCCGCCGCAGCTGA
- a CDS encoding MBOAT family O-acyltransferase yields the protein MLFPTVAFAIFFVVVFTANWLLRPHHTAWRLFMLGASLYFYAYWNARLVLLIGASIVVNYLFGHAVAAARGPDREKTPASRALVAASVAVNLGILGFFKYYGFFVTSLIALGEDVGVDLNPPLIEVILPVGISFFTFQAMSYVIDIGRGDQHVMSLLDFALYLSFFPQLVAGPIVRASEFAPQMAHRPDPRHVRMPEAFRLIFQGLFKKVVVSSFLATELVDPVFAQPDAFSALENLLAVYGYAIQIYADFSGYTDIAIGCALLLGFRFPQNFDAPYRSLSIQEFWRRWHMTLSRWLRDYLYIPLGGNRGSTGFVYRNLFLTMLLGGLWHGAAWTFVVWGALHGGYLVAERVVKARWEPRGVRPELVKVGQWLLTFHLVCFAWIFFRAETFTDALDVIGQILLGGGTGPLVTVLAAFTIAAMLASQFVPTRAVRRVEEAFAATPLALHAVALAGGLLVVDALGPEGVAPFIYFQF from the coding sequence ATGCTCTTCCCCACCGTCGCGTTCGCGATCTTCTTCGTGGTCGTCTTCACCGCGAACTGGCTGCTGCGCCCCCACCACACGGCGTGGCGCCTGTTCATGCTCGGGGCGAGCCTCTACTTCTACGCGTACTGGAACGCTCGCCTCGTCCTCCTCATCGGCGCGTCGATCGTCGTGAACTACCTCTTCGGCCACGCCGTCGCCGCAGCGCGCGGGCCGGACCGGGAGAAGACCCCCGCGTCGCGGGCCCTCGTCGCCGCCTCGGTCGCCGTCAACCTCGGGATCCTCGGGTTCTTCAAGTACTACGGGTTCTTCGTCACCTCGCTCATCGCGCTGGGCGAGGACGTCGGCGTCGACCTCAACCCGCCGCTCATCGAGGTGATCCTGCCGGTCGGCATCTCGTTCTTCACGTTCCAGGCGATGAGCTACGTCATCGACATCGGGCGCGGCGACCAGCACGTGATGTCGCTCCTCGACTTCGCCCTGTACCTGTCGTTCTTCCCCCAGCTCGTCGCCGGACCCATCGTCCGGGCGTCGGAGTTCGCCCCCCAGATGGCCCACCGACCCGACCCCCGCCACGTGCGGATGCCCGAGGCGTTCCGCCTCATCTTCCAGGGCCTGTTCAAGAAGGTCGTCGTCTCGAGCTTCCTCGCCACCGAGCTCGTCGACCCGGTGTTCGCCCAGCCCGACGCGTTCTCCGCCCTGGAGAACCTGCTCGCGGTGTACGGCTACGCCATCCAGATCTACGCCGACTTCTCGGGCTACACGGACATCGCGATCGGCTGCGCGCTGCTGCTCGGCTTCCGGTTCCCGCAGAACTTCGACGCGCCCTACCGCTCGCTGTCGATCCAGGAGTTCTGGCGCCGCTGGCACATGACCCTGTCCCGCTGGCTGCGCGACTACCTCTACATCCCGCTCGGCGGCAACCGCGGGTCGACCGGCTTCGTCTACCGGAACCTGTTCCTCACCATGCTCCTCGGCGGGCTGTGGCACGGCGCGGCGTGGACCTTCGTCGTCTGGGGCGCGCTGCACGGGGGCTACCTGGTGGCCGAGCGGGTGGTGAAGGCCCGCTGGGAGCCTCGCGGCGTGCGGCCCGAGCTCGTGAAGGTGGGCCAGTGGCTGCTCACCTTCCACCTCGTCTGCTTCGCGTGGATCTTCTTCCGGGCCGAGACGTTCACCGACGCGCTCGACGTCATCGGCCAGATCCTCCTCGGCGGCGGCACCGGCCCGCTCGTCACCGTCCTCGCGGCGTTCACGATCGCCGCCATGCTCGCCTCGCAGTTCGTGCCGACGCGAGCGGTGCGACGGGTCGAGGAGGCGTTCGCGGCGACGCCGCTGGCGCTGCACGCGGTCGCCCTCGCCGGCGGGCTCCTCGTCGTCGACGCCCTCGGCCCGGAAGGCGTCGCGCCGTTCATCTACTTCCAGTTCTGA
- a CDS encoding phosphatase PAP2 family protein: MTVDSADEPVAGVESGPTQEEGRVEHASRLRCWREVVYIAVFYAIYTYIRNQFGSASVDSSVAHDNALTVIRIEEALGLFHEETIQELFLDWRPFIQFWNVFYGTFHFAVTIGVLVWLFFRWRDQYPAWRNTLAFTTGLALLGFTLFPLMPPRLLSADDEFGAGHNNPYFIDDYGFVDTLAEYGGLWSFNEGAMAKVSNQYAAMPSLHFAWATWCALAIAGRTRQWWAKVLAGAYPPATLFAIVVTGNHFWLDAVGGAIVLAVGWMLGSRLAAWNDRRLAAVSHGAEGGTV; this comes from the coding sequence ATGACGGTCGACTCCGCCGACGAGCCCGTGGCCGGCGTCGAATCCGGTCCCACGCAGGAGGAGGGCCGCGTCGAGCACGCGTCGCGCCTGCGCTGCTGGCGGGAGGTCGTCTACATCGCGGTCTTCTACGCCATCTACACCTACATCCGGAACCAGTTCGGGTCGGCCTCGGTCGACAGCTCCGTCGCCCACGACAACGCCCTCACCGTCATCCGCATCGAGGAGGCGCTCGGGCTGTTCCACGAGGAGACGATCCAGGAGCTGTTCCTCGACTGGCGCCCGTTCATCCAGTTCTGGAACGTCTTCTACGGCACGTTCCACTTCGCGGTCACCATCGGCGTGCTCGTCTGGCTGTTCTTCCGGTGGCGCGACCAGTACCCGGCCTGGCGCAACACCCTGGCCTTCACGACCGGCCTCGCCCTGCTCGGGTTCACGCTGTTCCCGCTGATGCCACCCCGGCTCCTGTCGGCCGACGACGAGTTCGGGGCCGGGCACAACAACCCGTACTTCATCGACGACTACGGCTTCGTCGACACCCTCGCCGAGTACGGAGGGCTCTGGTCGTTCAACGAGGGCGCCATGGCGAAGGTCTCCAACCAGTACGCGGCGATGCCGAGCCTCCACTTCGCCTGGGCCACCTGGTGCGCGCTCGCCATCGCCGGACGGACCCGGCAGTGGTGGGCCAAGGTCCTGGCCGGTGCGTACCCACCGGCGACGCTGTTCGCCATCGTCGTCACGGGCAACCACTTCTGGCTCGACGCCGTCGGCGGGGCGATCGTGCTCGCGGTGGGATGGATGCTCGGCTCGCGCCTCGCGGCGTGGAACGACCGCCGCCTGGCCGCTGTGTCCCACGGAGCCGAGGGCGGTACCGTTTGA
- a CDS encoding SGNH/GDSL hydrolase family protein, which translates to MSGEERSGDEGGHRGATVPAGRVLAVILVGFVLAALVNADSLVEQAERKPFGWPRDVSLAVWEPVQDLSELTRINVVRDAVDSALGRGDGDADEDFEFPPPDVEVASPSSTTTTPSGDPDGEAPATTTTTAPPEPELRTPTAEEPLRVWVGGDSMSQVFGQSLVAMTDATGVMESTLDYRISTGLTRPDYFNWPAHLDAEMERLDPEAVVIMFGANDAQGMEVDGQVYERLSPPWQEEYRRRVAGTMDLLRSEGRVVYWVGQPIMRDPGFSDRMAQLNEIFRSEAELRPWVRFVDSYDLFANDGGAYEAFLPGVDGTVQDLRQGDGIHLSRAGGDLLARTVLDVVEADADLD; encoded by the coding sequence ATGTCCGGAGAGGAACGGAGCGGGGACGAGGGCGGCCATCGCGGCGCCACGGTGCCGGCCGGCCGCGTGCTCGCCGTCATCCTCGTCGGCTTCGTGCTCGCTGCCCTGGTCAACGCCGACAGCCTCGTCGAGCAGGCCGAGCGCAAGCCGTTCGGCTGGCCCCGCGACGTCTCGCTCGCGGTCTGGGAGCCCGTCCAGGACCTCAGCGAGCTGACCCGCATCAACGTCGTCCGCGACGCCGTCGACTCGGCCCTGGGACGGGGCGATGGCGACGCCGACGAGGACTTCGAGTTCCCTCCCCCGGACGTCGAGGTCGCCTCGCCGAGCAGCACGACGACGACGCCCTCCGGTGATCCCGACGGCGAGGCGCCGGCCACCACGACCACGACGGCGCCGCCCGAGCCGGAGCTGCGCACGCCCACCGCCGAGGAGCCGTTGCGGGTCTGGGTCGGTGGCGACTCGATGTCGCAGGTGTTCGGCCAGTCGCTCGTGGCGATGACCGACGCGACCGGCGTGATGGAGAGCACCCTCGACTACCGCATCTCCACCGGCCTGACCCGGCCCGACTACTTCAACTGGCCCGCCCACCTCGACGCCGAGATGGAGCGGCTCGACCCCGAGGCGGTCGTCATCATGTTCGGAGCCAACGACGCCCAGGGCATGGAGGTCGACGGCCAGGTGTACGAGCGGCTGAGCCCGCCGTGGCAGGAGGAGTACCGGCGTCGTGTCGCCGGCACCATGGACCTGCTGCGGTCCGAGGGTCGGGTCGTGTACTGGGTCGGTCAGCCGATCATGCGCGACCCCGGCTTCTCCGACCGCATGGCCCAGCTCAACGAGATCTTCCGCTCCGAGGCGGAGCTGCGGCCGTGGGTGCGGTTCGTCGACAGCTACGACCTGTTCGCCAACGACGGCGGTGCCTACGAGGCGTTCCTCCCTGGCGTCGACGGCACGGTCCAGGACCTCCGCCAGGGCGACGGCATCCACCTGTCGCGTGCCGGCGGCGACCTGCTCGCCCGCACGGTCCTCGACGTCGTCGAGGCCGACGCCGACCTCGACTGA
- a CDS encoding lysylphosphatidylglycerol synthase transmembrane domain-containing protein — translation METTTTDRKRKALLVLRIVVSLAMLGVLFLQVDDVAFSEVIPPWSAGNGLWLLGAATLTFVGIGVSAARWHQVLAALGVHARWRHLFSHYLAGQFVSNVLPTTIGGDVLRVSRLSRETGLGPSTFASVVLERLSGWIVLPLITFSGLALNPGLRGLGRASTVATAIALVTLVGLMGVVIFVADKRLLGRFTSSEGWQRFVGAVHLGVDGMRRRPTDAMAVLAVGIGYQLVLVLAALMAAQALHIPQVGLTALLVFMPAVLIIQVLPIGISGLGLREGAFVLFLKPLGVPAEKAIALGLLLYLLNLVTSLPGAGAFALGNRRRAGAPGGQVPR, via the coding sequence ATGGAGACCACGACCACCGACCGCAAGCGCAAGGCGCTGCTCGTGCTGCGGATCGTGGTCAGCCTGGCGATGCTCGGGGTCCTCTTCCTCCAGGTCGACGACGTGGCGTTCTCCGAGGTCATCCCGCCGTGGTCCGCCGGGAACGGCCTCTGGCTCCTCGGCGCCGCGACGCTCACCTTCGTCGGGATCGGCGTGTCCGCCGCCCGGTGGCACCAGGTGCTGGCGGCGCTCGGGGTCCACGCGCGCTGGCGGCACCTGTTCTCGCACTACCTCGCGGGCCAGTTCGTCTCGAACGTCCTGCCCACCACGATCGGCGGCGACGTCCTCCGGGTCTCGCGCCTCTCGCGCGAGACGGGGCTCGGGCCGAGCACCTTCGCGTCGGTGGTCCTCGAGCGGCTGAGCGGGTGGATCGTCCTTCCCCTCATCACCTTCTCCGGCCTCGCCCTGAACCCGGGGCTCCGTGGGCTCGGCCGGGCCTCGACGGTCGCCACGGCCATCGCCCTCGTCACCCTCGTCGGCCTCATGGGGGTCGTGATCTTCGTCGCGGACAAGCGCCTCCTCGGGCGCTTCACGAGCTCCGAGGGCTGGCAGCGCTTCGTCGGGGCGGTGCACCTGGGGGTCGACGGCATGCGACGTCGCCCCACCGATGCGATGGCCGTGCTCGCCGTCGGCATCGGGTACCAGTTGGTCCTCGTCCTCGCCGCGCTGATGGCGGCCCAGGCGCTCCACATCCCCCAGGTCGGCCTCACCGCGCTCCTCGTGTTCATGCCCGCGGTGCTCATCATCCAGGTGCTGCCGATCGGGATCTCCGGCCTCGGGCTCCGCGAAGGTGCGTTCGTCCTGTTCCTGAAGCCGCTCGGCGTCCCCGCCGAGAAGGCCATCGCCCTCGGCCTGCTGCTCTACCTGCTCAACCTCGTCACGTCGCTGCCCGGTGCCGGCGCCTTCGCCCTCGGCAACCGCCGGCGGGCCGGCGCTCCGGGCGGGCAGGTGCCCCGATGA
- a CDS encoding NifU family protein has protein sequence MAPDTDTTVATDTIVTVTDQARAKVLEIRGNEPEPESLGLRIEVVGASGVEYAYDLAFEALTEAAEGDSVVTTDGLPVIVPADSVDKLRGATLDLPANANQGGLVIRNPNRPDPLAGVELDLHGDIADKVRQLLDQAVNPMLAAHGGFASLVGVEDTKVFLSMGGGCQGCAVSAMTLREGIETQIRAAIPEVTEIIDVTDHDAGENPYYSE, from the coding sequence ATGGCCCCCGACACCGACACCACGGTCGCCACCGACACGATCGTCACCGTCACCGACCAGGCCCGCGCCAAGGTGCTCGAGATCCGCGGCAACGAGCCCGAACCCGAGTCCCTCGGCCTGCGCATCGAGGTCGTCGGTGCGAGCGGCGTGGAGTACGCCTACGACCTGGCCTTCGAGGCGCTCACCGAGGCCGCCGAGGGCGACTCGGTGGTCACCACCGACGGGCTGCCCGTCATCGTCCCCGCCGACAGCGTCGACAAGCTGCGCGGCGCCACCCTCGACCTGCCGGCGAACGCCAACCAGGGCGGGCTGGTCATCCGCAACCCGAACCGGCCCGACCCGCTGGCCGGGGTCGAGCTCGACCTCCACGGCGACATCGCCGACAAGGTGCGTCAGCTGCTCGACCAGGCCGTCAACCCGATGCTCGCTGCACACGGCGGCTTCGCCAGCCTCGTCGGCGTCGAGGACACCAAGGTGTTCCTGTCGATGGGTGGGGGCTGCCAGGGCTGCGCGGTCAGCGCCATGACGCTGCGTGAGGGCATCGAGACGCAGATCCGCGCCGCGATCCCCGAGGTGACCGAGATCATCGACGTCACCGATCACGACGCCGGCGAGAACCCCTACTACAGCGAGTAG